A portion of the Limnothrix sp. FACHB-406 genome contains these proteins:
- a CDS encoding lysylphosphatidylglycerol synthase domain-containing protein, whose translation MKKFGRWLVLGLVLAFLLKTLLDRAAEVATLRLTIQGWGWLALSLGLTAAAHLWSAVVWGWLLQAFGRSAPCGWVLRTYLVTNVAKYLPGNVWHFYGRIRAAGRVGVAWPVAAASVLLEPLLMAVAALLLGVLASDRAWWGVQLALAIGVLAAVHPRILNPLLQRLGRRKLQTTDSNPHHQPAQLSQYPIGPLFGETGFLLWRGAGFLAALAAFSAINPLDLPRLASGFGLAWLLGLVVPGAPGGVGVFEAAAIALLGSIVNPAALLASVASYRLVSVLAETGLGGLAWWLTPPAEQIWTGESESRESEASESN comes from the coding sequence GAAAACACTGCTCGATCGGGCGGCGGAAGTTGCCACCTTGCGGTTAACCATCCAAGGGTGGGGCTGGTTGGCCCTGTCGTTGGGACTGACGGCGGCGGCGCACTTGTGGTCAGCGGTGGTGTGGGGCTGGCTGTTGCAGGCCTTTGGGCGATCGGCCCCGTGTGGCTGGGTACTGCGCACCTATCTGGTGACCAATGTGGCCAAGTATTTGCCGGGGAATGTGTGGCATTTCTACGGTCGCATTCGGGCGGCGGGCCGGGTGGGCGTGGCTTGGCCAGTGGCGGCGGCCAGTGTGTTGCTGGAGCCGTTACTGATGGCGGTGGCGGCTTTACTGCTGGGGGTTTTGGCGAGCGATCGGGCTTGGTGGGGAGTGCAATTAGCCCTGGCGATCGGGGTGCTGGCGGCGGTGCATCCCCGCATTTTGAATCCCCTGCTGCAACGGTTGGGTCGTCGCAAACTGCAAACCACCGACAGCAACCCCCATCACCAACCGGCCCAACTGAGCCAATACCCGATCGGTCCGTTGTTCGGGGAAACGGGCTTTTTGTTGTGGCGGGGCGCGGGCTTTTTGGCAGCTCTGGCGGCCTTTAGTGCCATTAATCCTCTGGATTTGCCTCGGTTGGCCAGTGGGTTTGGGTTGGCCTGGTTGTTGGGATTGGTCGTGCCTGGTGCGCCCGGCGGGGTTGGGGTTTTTGAAGCGGCGGCGATCGCCCTGTTGGGGTCGATCGTCAATCCAGCGGCTCTGTTGGCCAGCGTGGCCAGCTATCGATTGGTGAGTGTGCTGGCGGAAACCGGCTTGGGCGGCTTGGCCTGGTGGTTAACGCCTCCTGCCGAACAAATTTGGACTGGGGAATCTGAATCTCGGGAATCGGAAGCCTCTGAATCGAATTAA